From the Nevskiales bacterium genome, one window contains:
- a CDS encoding long-chain-acyl-CoA synthetase, translated as MTEAATDRVSLRELLRGVARSLPDSLTVNKGLLNLALAKPERKLSIGLVLENHAQRTPEQPALKFGDRVWTYAEFNAWANRIAERLRRDGVRSGDVVAILSENRPEVLACVAATVKLGAIAGMLNHNQRGEVLAHSIRLIRPRVIIAGTESADALATTPYAPGAEGLRHYSCGEGATPAGYTDLEQATAGLPARNPDSTREVQLKQPCFYIFTSGTTGLPKASIMTHYRWVRSMAGVGQMALRLKPEDVIYLPLPLYHNNALTVTWSAAMGGGCCIALARKFSASRFWDEVRHYEATAFCYIGELCRYLLNQPPSPSDRQHRVRVIVGNGLRPEIWEAFQARFGIENINEFYGASECNIAFINAFGARKSAGFCPLSYAVVEYDAENECPRRDAKGFLRKVPKGGVGLLISEVTDKTPYDGYTDAEASEKKLLRNVFKKGDCWFNSGDLVRDQGFRHIQFVDRVGDTFRWKGENVATTEVEAVLTGFAQVEQAVVYGVQLPHADGRAGMAALTLRVPPAGFDPAALAAHVCARLPAYAVPLFLRLRDHQDTTGTFKYRKVELKNEGFDPARVGEPLYVLLDRLRGYEPLTPEIFARIQRGEIRF; from the coding sequence ATGACTGAAGCCGCGACCGACCGCGTCAGCCTGCGCGAACTGCTGCGCGGCGTGGCGCGCAGCCTGCCCGACAGCCTGACCGTCAACAAGGGGCTGCTCAACCTGGCCTTGGCCAAGCCGGAGCGCAAGCTGTCCATCGGCCTGGTGCTGGAGAACCACGCGCAGCGTACGCCGGAGCAGCCGGCGCTGAAGTTCGGCGACCGCGTCTGGACCTACGCCGAGTTCAATGCCTGGGCCAACCGCATCGCCGAGCGCCTGCGCCGCGACGGTGTGCGCAGCGGCGACGTGGTCGCGATCCTGTCCGAGAACCGGCCGGAGGTGCTGGCCTGTGTCGCGGCGACGGTCAAGCTCGGCGCGATTGCCGGCATGCTCAACCATAACCAGCGCGGCGAGGTGCTGGCGCACAGCATCCGCCTGATCCGGCCCAGGGTGATCATCGCCGGCACCGAAAGCGCCGACGCGCTGGCCACCACGCCCTATGCGCCCGGCGCGGAAGGCCTGCGTCACTATTCCTGCGGCGAGGGCGCAACCCCCGCCGGCTACACCGACCTCGAGCAGGCCACCGCCGGCCTGCCGGCGCGCAATCCGGACAGCACGCGCGAGGTGCAGCTCAAGCAGCCCTGCTTCTACATCTTCACCTCGGGCACCACCGGCCTGCCCAAGGCCTCGATCATGACCCACTACCGCTGGGTGCGGAGCATGGCGGGCGTGGGCCAGATGGCGCTGCGGCTCAAGCCCGAGGACGTCATCTACCTGCCGCTGCCGCTGTACCACAACAACGCGCTGACGGTGACCTGGAGCGCCGCGATGGGGGGCGGCTGCTGCATCGCGCTGGCGCGCAAGTTCAGCGCCAGCCGCTTCTGGGACGAGGTGCGGCACTACGAGGCCACCGCGTTCTGCTACATCGGCGAGTTGTGCCGCTACCTGCTCAACCAGCCCCCCAGCCCGAGCGACCGCCAGCATCGCGTGCGCGTGATCGTCGGCAACGGTCTGCGGCCCGAGATCTGGGAGGCGTTCCAGGCGCGCTTCGGCATCGAGAACATCAACGAGTTCTACGGCGCCAGCGAATGCAATATCGCCTTCATCAACGCCTTCGGTGCGCGCAAGAGTGCCGGCTTCTGCCCGCTCAGCTACGCGGTGGTGGAATACGACGCCGAGAACGAGTGCCCGCGGCGCGACGCGAAGGGCTTCCTGCGCAAGGTGCCCAAGGGCGGCGTGGGCCTCCTGATCAGCGAGGTCACCGACAAGACGCCCTACGACGGCTACACCGACGCCGAGGCCAGCGAGAAGAAGCTCCTGCGCAACGTATTCAAGAAGGGCGACTGCTGGTTCAACAGCGGCGATCTGGTACGCGACCAGGGCTTTCGTCACATCCAGTTCGTGGACCGGGTCGGCGACACCTTCCGCTGGAAGGGCGAGAACGTCGCCACCACCGAGGTCGAAGCGGTGCTGACCGGTTTCGCACAGGTCGAGCAAGCGGTGGTCTACGGCGTGCAGCTGCCGCACGCCGACGGTCGCGCCGGCATGGCCGCGCTGACCCTGCGCGTGCCGCCGGCCGGATTCGATCCCGCGGCGCTGGCCGCGCATGTCTGCGCCCGGCTACCGGCCTATGCGGTGCCGCTGTTCCTGCGCCTGCGCGATCACCAGGACACCACCGGTACCTTCAAGTACCGCAAGGTCGAGCTCAAGAACGAGGGCTTCGATCCCGCCCGCGTGGGCGAGCCGCTGTACGTGCTGCTCGACCGGCTGCGCGGCTACGAGCCGCTCACGCCGGAGATTTTCGCGCGCATCCAGCGCGGCGAAATCCGCTTCTAG